In the Gymnodinialimonas sp. 202GB13-11 genome, one interval contains:
- a CDS encoding sensor histidine kinase N-terminal domain-containing protein yields MTLIILLPLLLVSAAVAIWAARDAQARAADRFDRSLLVTALGISRDTAISGGDALSRETRDLLRNTSGGPVFYHVYAPDGAFVTGYATPPTPTAAAETDAYAYYDAQYQGREVRVVRFSDRMEIDNLSGEFTFTVWQNLSLRDGFVQSLSQRTYAVMATLVIGVALIVWFGVRLGMGPLLDLEQAIARRSALDLTPISRPIPHEVQGIVGRLNVLLSEMAATIRAKDSFISNAAHQLRNPISGVLALSEAVAAAKTTEDFKMRSADLAEAATHAAKLTEDLLAFERARSAPPAEKLPVEDVVDIVGSAVARQTAIANQRGVTLHLSHDPDAAYLHVDSVLMEQAIENLIANALAHGGPDLTEVRVSLETNDQNLIIDVADDGRGIEPSQFAIALSRFGQVTPGSGSGLGLPIAQAVAEALNGRLELSPNAPGLSVRLILPILDVTQPVLQDALA; encoded by the coding sequence TTGACCTTGATTATCCTGCTACCGCTTCTGTTGGTTTCAGCCGCGGTGGCGATCTGGGCGGCACGCGACGCCCAGGCCCGTGCCGCTGATCGATTTGATCGGTCTCTGCTCGTCACGGCGTTGGGAATATCGCGTGACACAGCCATCAGTGGAGGCGACGCACTCAGTCGGGAAACGCGTGACCTGCTGCGCAACACATCCGGGGGACCTGTTTTCTATCATGTTTATGCCCCGGACGGGGCGTTCGTAACGGGGTATGCCACCCCGCCCACGCCGACCGCAGCCGCGGAAACAGATGCCTACGCATATTATGATGCGCAGTATCAGGGGCGCGAGGTGCGCGTCGTCCGGTTTTCTGACCGTATGGAGATCGACAACCTGTCGGGAGAGTTCACTTTTACCGTCTGGCAGAACCTGTCACTGCGCGACGGGTTTGTGCAAAGCCTGTCGCAACGCACATACGCCGTTATGGCCACGCTAGTTATTGGTGTGGCCTTGATTGTCTGGTTCGGCGTGCGCTTGGGGATGGGACCGCTCCTTGATCTGGAGCAGGCCATCGCACGTCGCTCGGCGTTGGACCTCACGCCCATATCGCGGCCAATCCCGCACGAGGTTCAGGGCATTGTTGGGCGCTTGAATGTGCTTTTGTCGGAAATGGCGGCAACGATCAGGGCCAAGGACAGCTTCATTTCCAACGCAGCCCACCAATTGCGCAACCCGATATCCGGTGTCCTTGCCCTGTCCGAGGCTGTGGCAGCCGCCAAAACGACCGAGGATTTCAAGATGAGGAGCGCCGATTTGGCGGAGGCCGCAACGCATGCTGCAAAGTTGACCGAGGATTTGCTGGCATTTGAGCGCGCGCGATCGGCACCGCCGGCCGAAAAACTTCCGGTCGAGGACGTGGTCGACATTGTTGGATCCGCCGTCGCCCGCCAGACCGCCATTGCAAATCAGCGTGGAGTCACCTTGCACCTATCGCATGATCCTGACGCGGCTTACCTACACGTCGACAGTGTTCTAATGGAGCAGGCCATCGAAAATCTGATCGCGAATGCACTCGCTCATGGGGGACCTGACTTAACTGAGGTTAGAGTGTCGCTGGAGACCAACGACCAAAACCTAATCATTGACGTGGCTGATGACGGTCGCGGTATTGAGCCGTCGCAATTTGCGATAGCCCTGTCCAGGTTTGGCCAAGTCACCCCAGGCAGCGGCAGTGGCCTTGGGCTGCCAATTGCGCAGGCTGTGGCCGAAGCATTGAACGGGCGATTGGAATTGTCTCCGAACGCACCCGGGCTATCAGTCCGGTTAATCCTGCCGATACTTGATGTGACACAGCCGGTTCTGCAGGACGCACTCGCCTGA
- a CDS encoding 4-oxalomesaconate tautomerase, translating into MNQRAIPFWFLRGGTSRGPYFRRSDLPEDLETLAEVLIAAVGSGHPLNIDGIGGGNAVTTKVAMLSVPDGDSWADIDYFFAQVSVEDRTVDFKPTCGNILSGVGPAAVEMGLVSATAEETEVKIHAVNTGARVVAKVQTSGGAVTYAGDVAIDGVPGTAAPVGLQFMDTIGGATGAFLPTGNLHDTFDGIQVTCMDVAMPMVIARAEAFGLTGHESADALNKNAEFFANMEAVRIKAGEAMGIENVAASVTPKFGLLAPARDGGTVAARYFMPWKAHPTMAVTGAQCLASCVLTPGTVADGLSNRSNERPALITLEHASGQIDVLVDYEFGADGIDLRSAGLVRTARLLARGEILIPGAVWV; encoded by the coding sequence ATGAACCAGCGCGCCATTCCCTTCTGGTTCCTGCGTGGTGGCACATCGCGCGGGCCCTACTTTCGGAGATCTGACCTGCCTGAAGATCTTGAGACGTTGGCGGAGGTGCTGATTGCGGCGGTCGGGTCGGGCCATCCGCTCAATATCGATGGCATCGGCGGCGGTAATGCGGTGACCACCAAGGTCGCTATGCTGAGTGTGCCTGACGGCGACTCGTGGGCCGACATCGACTACTTTTTCGCTCAGGTCAGCGTCGAGGACCGCACGGTGGATTTCAAACCCACGTGCGGCAACATCCTTTCAGGCGTGGGTCCTGCTGCCGTTGAGATGGGGCTCGTATCTGCCACTGCGGAGGAAACCGAGGTCAAGATCCACGCCGTGAACACTGGTGCGCGGGTCGTTGCGAAGGTGCAGACGTCAGGCGGCGCCGTCACCTATGCGGGGGATGTGGCGATTGATGGTGTGCCGGGCACAGCCGCGCCGGTGGGCCTGCAATTCATGGACACGATCGGCGGTGCGACCGGGGCCTTCCTTCCCACAGGCAACTTGCACGATACCTTCGATGGCATTCAGGTCACCTGTATGGACGTGGCCATGCCGATGGTCATCGCGCGGGCTGAGGCCTTTGGCTTAACGGGCCATGAAAGCGCTGATGCGCTGAATAAGAATGCTGAGTTCTTCGCGAATATGGAGGCCGTCCGCATCAAGGCCGGGGAGGCGATGGGCATTGAAAACGTTGCCGCCTCTGTCACACCGAAGTTCGGCCTCTTGGCGCCCGCGCGTGACGGCGGCACTGTGGCCGCACGCTATTTCATGCCTTGGAAGGCGCACCCGACGATGGCTGTGACCGGCGCGCAATGCCTCGCCTCATGTGTGCTGACGCCGGGAACCGTGGCGGATGGCCTTTCCAACCGAAGCAATGAACGTCCGGCTCTGATCACATTGGAACATGCCAGTGGGCAGATCGATGTTCTGGTCGATTATGAGTTCGGCGCCGACGGGATCGACCTCCGCTCGGCCGGGTTGGTCCGGACGGCACGCCTTTTGGCACGGGGCGAGATCCTTATTCCGGGTGCAGTTTGGGTATAG
- a CDS encoding D-2-hydroxyacid dehydrogenase family protein — translation MKVHILDDWFDTLRGLPCFAKLARHDVTVWTDHEPDPARLAARVADAEALVLFRERTRIGADLLEALPNLRLISQRSVYPHIDVDACTANGVLVCSNMHSDTPSYAAAEMTLALILASYRQIPEQVTSIRSGHWQAGVGRTLRGRTLGLYGYGRIAKAVEGYAEALGMRVQWWGSDAGRARALADGRTLADSREAFFATSDIVSLHVRLKPDTRGIITADDLAQMAPRSLLVNTSRAGLIVPGALEAEIARNRIFAAVDVFETEPLTDPSHPLLRHPNVLPTPHLGYVTEDEFDLQFSDIFDQVTAFAEGAPIHMINPVVLAQ, via the coding sequence ATGAAGGTCCATATCCTCGATGATTGGTTCGACACACTGCGCGGATTGCCGTGCTTTGCAAAGCTTGCGCGCCATGACGTGACGGTATGGACAGATCATGAACCTGACCCCGCGCGCCTTGCCGCGCGGGTGGCGGACGCCGAAGCGCTTGTGCTGTTCCGGGAACGCACGCGAATTGGTGCAGACCTGCTCGAAGCCTTGCCAAATCTGCGCCTGATCTCCCAACGCAGCGTGTATCCCCACATCGATGTTGACGCCTGCACGGCGAACGGCGTGTTGGTGTGTTCCAACATGCACAGCGACACGCCGTCCTATGCGGCTGCCGAAATGACGCTGGCGTTGATCCTGGCATCGTATCGCCAGATCCCGGAACAGGTGACTTCAATCCGAAGTGGGCATTGGCAGGCGGGAGTCGGGCGCACCCTGCGTGGGCGGACCTTGGGCCTTTATGGCTACGGGCGGATTGCAAAAGCGGTCGAAGGATACGCTGAAGCGCTTGGTATGCGCGTGCAATGGTGGGGGTCCGATGCCGGCCGGGCGCGTGCGCTTGCCGACGGTCGCACGCTGGCTGATAGCCGCGAGGCGTTCTTTGCAACGTCGGATATTGTCAGCCTGCACGTGCGGCTCAAACCGGACACGCGCGGGATCATCACGGCCGACGACCTGGCGCAGATGGCCCCGCGCAGCCTCTTGGTGAACACCTCCCGCGCCGGCCTGATCGTGCCGGGTGCCTTGGAAGCAGAGATCGCCCGAAACCGCATTTTTGCAGCCGTGGATGTCTTTGAGACTGAGCCGCTGACAGACCCATCCCATCCCCTTTTGCGCCATCCAAATGTCCTGCCCACACCTCACTTGGGCTACGTGACTGAGGACGAATTTGACCTGCAATTCAGCGACATTTTCGATCAGGTGACAGCCTTCGCCGAAGGTGCCCCCATCCACATGATCAACCCAGTGGTGCTCGCTCAATGA
- a CDS encoding tripartite tricarboxylate transporter permease: MDLFATAMPALGEAFGMILNPVVLGYLVLGVVMGLCVGIFPGLGGIAGLSLLLPFMFGMQPLYGLALMVGMVAVVPTSDTFASVLMGIPGSSASQATVLDGFPLAKKGEAARALAAAFTSSLFGGLLGAAFLTFFILAARPIVLAFQTPELLMVTIFGLSMVGILAGRVAIKGIVAACLGLLIGTIGEGAASGELRMASYDLPYLVDGFKLVIVGLAIFAVPEIIALLRQDKAIADRQVLGGGWLTGVKDWWANKWLSIRCSLIGVCVGVIPGLGGSVVDWIAYGHAVQTSKDKSKFGSGDIRGVVGPESSNNAKEGGGLVPTLLFGIPGSGSMAIFISGIALLGTGQIEVGPSMINNNLNFTYAIVWLLALANVVGTLICIGAAGGIARLTNIRFALLAPFLFMIIAFAAFQSRQSIWDLVALFGIGLLGILMRRFDWSRPAFLIGFVLSAPAERYTNQAFQIASSRFRRSFEEGLDYLFSPIVIVLIIVTVLSVFFGLRQAKNIQAEGDVNSGGKRAPLIFLLLVTAYITVAYIDARLIPDFARTDRVFPVFVGTVALIGCAVLMLQMRLKPETDALFADREVEDRDSNAFGLWATLAWFAGLLILTALVGFILALAVFLLMFIRFRAGKPWGFAALYTLAGIAFICAMAATLNRDFPPGLLQSYFDLPWPLT; this comes from the coding sequence ATGGACCTCTTCGCAACCGCCATGCCCGCGCTTGGCGAAGCTTTTGGTATGATCTTGAACCCAGTTGTACTGGGATATCTTGTACTGGGCGTTGTGATGGGGCTTTGCGTCGGAATCTTCCCAGGGCTCGGGGGTATTGCCGGTCTTTCGCTTCTCTTGCCATTCATGTTCGGGATGCAGCCGCTTTACGGTCTCGCCTTGATGGTCGGCATGGTGGCGGTGGTTCCAACATCGGACACGTTTGCCAGTGTCTTGATGGGGATACCCGGATCATCGGCCAGCCAAGCGACAGTGCTGGACGGCTTCCCTCTGGCGAAGAAGGGTGAGGCGGCCCGTGCATTGGCAGCAGCATTCACGTCATCGCTATTCGGCGGCCTTCTGGGCGCAGCTTTCCTGACATTCTTCATCCTCGCCGCGCGGCCCATCGTTTTGGCTTTTCAAACGCCCGAGCTGCTGATGGTGACCATCTTCGGTCTTTCGATGGTTGGCATCCTTGCTGGACGTGTCGCGATCAAAGGGATCGTGGCGGCTTGCCTCGGCCTGCTGATCGGCACAATCGGCGAAGGCGCTGCGTCGGGTGAGTTGCGCATGGCGAGCTATGACCTGCCCTATCTGGTTGACGGCTTCAAACTGGTCATCGTGGGCCTCGCTATCTTTGCGGTGCCGGAAATCATCGCGCTTTTGCGTCAGGACAAGGCTATCGCGGACCGGCAGGTCTTGGGTGGTGGCTGGCTGACCGGCGTCAAGGACTGGTGGGCCAACAAATGGCTGTCCATTCGCTGTTCGCTGATCGGCGTCTGCGTCGGGGTTATTCCGGGTCTCGGCGGCTCGGTCGTCGATTGGATCGCTTACGGCCACGCTGTCCAGACCTCCAAGGACAAATCCAAGTTCGGCTCCGGCGATATTCGCGGCGTCGTGGGCCCGGAAAGCTCGAACAACGCAAAGGAGGGTGGCGGCCTTGTGCCAACGCTTCTCTTCGGCATTCCGGGTTCAGGCTCGATGGCAATCTTCATATCGGGCATCGCGCTGTTGGGGACGGGCCAGATCGAGGTTGGCCCTTCGATGATCAACAACAACCTCAACTTCACCTATGCCATCGTCTGGTTGCTGGCGCTGGCCAACGTGGTTGGCACGTTGATCTGCATCGGGGCGGCCGGCGGCATCGCGCGGCTGACGAATATCCGTTTTGCTCTTCTTGCGCCGTTCCTCTTCATGATCATCGCATTTGCGGCCTTCCAATCCCGGCAATCCATCTGGGATCTGGTGGCGCTTTTCGGGATTGGTCTTCTGGGCATCCTGATGCGGCGGTTCGACTGGTCCCGCCCGGCCTTCCTGATCGGTTTCGTGTTATCGGCTCCGGCTGAACGCTACACCAACCAAGCTTTCCAGATCGCAAGCTCGCGCTTCCGGCGCAGCTTCGAGGAAGGCCTCGACTACCTGTTCAGCCCCATCGTGATTGTGCTGATTATCGTAACGGTCCTGTCGGTCTTCTTCGGCCTGCGCCAGGCAAAGAACATTCAGGCGGAGGGCGATGTGAATTCGGGCGGCAAGCGCGCCCCGCTGATCTTCCTTCTGCTGGTAACGGCCTATATCACCGTGGCCTATATCGACGCGCGCCTGATCCCGGATTTTGCCCGCACGGACCGCGTATTCCCTGTTTTTGTGGGTACGGTCGCCCTCATCGGCTGTGCAGTGCTGATGCTGCAGATGCGGCTCAAACCCGAAACGGACGCGCTCTTTGCCGACCGCGAAGTCGAGGATCGCGATAGCAACGCCTTCGGGCTCTGGGCCACCCTTGCATGGTTCGCGGGTCTCTTGATCCTGACGGCGCTGGTCGGCTTCATCTTGGCGCTTGCGGTGTTCCTGCTGATGTTCATCCGGTTCCGAGCCGGAAAACCATGGGGCTTTGCCGCGCTCTATACGCTGGCCGGGATTGCCTTCATCTGCGCAATGGCCGCAACGCTCAACCGAGATTTCCCACCTGGCCTTTTGCAATCCTACTTTGACCTGCCTTGGCCGCTGACATGA
- a CDS encoding response regulator transcription factor: MRIVIVEDNVSVAKGIAYRLQDEGHAVDLIHDGAEAEAFLKDDGADLVIMDIKLPGLGGLDVLAAMRARNDTRPVIMLTAQSELGAKVAGLDAGADDYLSKPFEMDELSARVRALGRRRPATDVGQLAIGALRFDPVARAILCNAEDLSVPRREVALFEALLSAHGRFVSKQALLDSMYGTGSDVEEAVVEVYVSRLRKRLKVHGVEITVRRGIGYAMVEVAP, translated from the coding sequence ATGCGCATCGTTATTGTGGAGGACAACGTTTCGGTCGCGAAGGGCATCGCCTATCGCCTGCAGGACGAGGGACACGCTGTGGACCTTATTCACGACGGTGCGGAAGCTGAGGCGTTCTTGAAAGACGATGGCGCTGACCTGGTGATCATGGACATCAAACTGCCCGGACTTGGCGGGTTGGATGTTCTAGCTGCCATGCGGGCACGCAATGATACCCGCCCAGTAATCATGCTGACGGCACAATCGGAGCTCGGCGCCAAGGTTGCCGGGCTGGATGCAGGCGCAGACGACTACCTGTCGAAACCGTTCGAGATGGATGAGTTGAGCGCGCGGGTGCGTGCGCTCGGCCGTCGCCGACCCGCCACTGACGTTGGCCAACTTGCCATCGGGGCGCTGAGATTCGATCCGGTCGCCCGGGCGATCCTGTGCAACGCGGAGGATCTGTCGGTCCCGCGCCGTGAGGTCGCGTTGTTCGAGGCGCTTTTGAGCGCACATGGCCGGTTTGTATCGAAACAGGCGCTCCTAGACAGCATGTACGGCACGGGCAGCGATGTGGAGGAGGCGGTGGTCGAGGTTTACGTGTCTCGCCTGCGCAAGCGACTGAAAGTGCATGGGGTTGAGATCACCGTGCGGCGTGGCATCGGATACGCGATGGTTGAGGTCGCCCCGTGA
- a CDS encoding 3-keto-5-aminohexanoate cleavage protein — protein sequence MTKPCIICVAITGSLPRKSDNPAVPITVSEQIESTHAAFEAGAAICHAHVRNDDQTPSSDPEKFAALKEGLEKHCPGMIIQFSTGGRSGAGRERGGMLPLQPDMASLSVGSNNFPTRVYENPPDLVDWLAAEMIEHGVKPEIEAFDLSHILKAKEMADNGQLAGPPYVQFVMGVKNAMPADRTVFDFYVATVHRLFGPDAPWCAAGIGPNQIVLNEWSIAAGGHARTGLEDNVRLNKQTLAPSNAALVRRAAELCAKHDRPVATWQEAREILGIRHAAA from the coding sequence ATGACAAAACCCTGCATCATCTGCGTGGCCATCACGGGGTCGCTGCCCCGGAAGTCCGACAATCCTGCCGTGCCGATCACTGTGTCTGAGCAGATAGAAAGCACCCATGCAGCGTTTGAGGCCGGGGCCGCAATCTGCCATGCCCATGTGCGCAACGACGACCAGACCCCTTCAAGTGACCCCGAGAAATTCGCAGCACTGAAAGAGGGGCTGGAGAAACATTGTCCCGGCATGATCATCCAATTCTCAACCGGAGGACGCTCCGGCGCTGGGCGCGAACGGGGGGGCATGTTGCCTTTGCAGCCCGACATGGCCTCGCTGTCTGTCGGATCGAACAATTTTCCGACGCGGGTCTACGAAAATCCACCCGATCTCGTGGATTGGCTTGCTGCTGAAATGATCGAACACGGTGTGAAGCCCGAAATTGAGGCGTTCGACTTGAGCCACATCCTCAAAGCGAAAGAGATGGCGGACAACGGGCAACTTGCTGGCCCGCCATACGTGCAATTCGTGATGGGTGTGAAGAACGCCATGCCCGCCGACCGAACCGTTTTTGATTTCTACGTTGCGACGGTCCATCGGCTGTTTGGACCAGACGCCCCTTGGTGTGCTGCCGGGATCGGGCCCAACCAGATCGTGCTGAACGAATGGTCCATTGCGGCAGGCGGCCATGCCCGAACAGGGCTTGAAGACAATGTTCGCCTCAACAAGCAGACACTTGCCCCATCGAACGCAGCGCTTGTTCGCCGGGCAGCGGAACTATGCGCAAAACACGACCGACCCGTCGCCACTTGGCAAGAGGCGCGCGAGATACTCGGGATCAGGCATGCCGCGGCCTGA
- a CDS encoding tricarboxylate transporter codes for MNDLFKRSAALLATVSAFGLAAPAYADGLDLSGETVEWIIPFSETGGSARWANFYAPLLSEALPGNPTVVVTFMPGAGSTRGANHFQGLEYEDGTTIFGSSGSTQFPYLLNDPRVRYEYGDWNVVLASGTGGVVYLPADLSANLDSGGIEALMEENFIYGSQGATRLDLVPLLAWEMLGLNVEPVFGIEGRGDGRLMFERGEANIDYQTSSSYLSGVTPLVEAGTAVPWFTFGALDADGNVVRDPTFPDLPSFAEVCEAAAACETSGPAWDAWLAFFTAGFPAQKMVFLPAGAPQEAIDTYSAAFQAITERADFAEISQARLGVYPQMTGDAAQTALQSATEVPEEAQTFVLDWLAERYGVVLN; via the coding sequence ATGAACGATCTTTTCAAGCGCTCAGCAGCGCTTCTAGCAACCGTGTCCGCGTTCGGATTGGCGGCACCAGCCTATGCTGACGGACTGGATCTTTCCGGTGAAACCGTTGAATGGATCATTCCATTCTCGGAAACTGGCGGCTCGGCGCGCTGGGCGAACTTCTATGCACCGCTGCTTAGCGAAGCACTGCCCGGCAACCCGACTGTTGTGGTGACCTTCATGCCCGGTGCCGGCTCAACGCGCGGGGCAAACCATTTCCAGGGCCTTGAGTATGAAGATGGTACAACGATCTTTGGCTCGTCCGGCTCCACGCAGTTCCCATATCTGCTGAACGATCCGCGCGTCCGGTATGAGTATGGCGATTGGAACGTTGTCTTGGCCTCGGGCACCGGCGGTGTGGTCTATCTGCCTGCCGATCTGTCCGCCAACCTCGACTCCGGTGGCATCGAAGCGTTGATGGAAGAAAACTTCATCTACGGTAGCCAGGGGGCCACACGCCTTGACCTGGTCCCGCTGCTTGCGTGGGAAATGCTTGGACTGAATGTTGAGCCGGTCTTTGGTATCGAAGGACGTGGCGACGGGCGCTTAATGTTCGAACGCGGCGAAGCCAATATCGACTATCAGACTTCGTCATCGTACCTCTCCGGCGTGACGCCACTGGTCGAAGCCGGCACCGCTGTGCCGTGGTTCACCTTTGGCGCGTTGGATGCGGATGGTAACGTGGTGCGGGATCCAACCTTCCCGGATTTGCCGAGCTTCGCTGAAGTCTGTGAAGCAGCGGCTGCATGCGAGACATCTGGCCCCGCCTGGGATGCCTGGTTGGCGTTCTTTACCGCAGGTTTCCCGGCGCAGAAGATGGTGTTCCTGCCCGCCGGCGCGCCGCAGGAGGCGATCGATACCTACTCAGCGGCCTTCCAGGCCATCACGGAACGGGCAGACTTCGCCGAGATTTCTCAGGCGCGTCTTGGGGTTTACCCACAGATGACCGGAGACGCCGCTCAGACAGCTTTGCAAAGCGCCACCGAGGTGCCGGAAGAAGCTCAGACCTTCGTGCTGGATTGGCTCGCTGAACGTTACGGCGTTGTCCTGAACTAG